One genomic window of Numida meleagris isolate 19003 breed g44 Domestic line chromosome 1, NumMel1.0, whole genome shotgun sequence includes the following:
- the MYF5 gene encoding myogenic factor 5: MEVMDSCQFSPSELFYDSSCLSSPEGEFSEDFEPRELPPFGAPAPTEPACPEEEEHVRAPSGHHQAGHCLMWACKACKRKSTTMDRRKAATMRERRRLKKVNQAFETLKRCTTANPNQRLPKVEILRNAIRYIESLQELLREQVENYYHLPGQSCSEPTSPSSSCSDGMADCGSPVWPARGSSFEAGYCPEMPHGYAAEQSGALSSLDCLSSIVDRLSPAEEPGLPLRHAGSLSPGASIDSGPGTPGSPPPRRTYQAL; the protein is encoded by the exons ATGGAGGTGATGGACAGCTGCCAGTTCTCCCCATCAGAGCTCTTTTATGACAGCTCCTGCCTGTCATCCCCTGAGGGTGAGTTCTCCGAGGATTTCGAGCCCAGGGAGCTGCCTCCCTTTGGAGCCCCTGCGCCCACTGAGCCCGCCTGCCCCGAGGAAGAGGAGCACGTCCGGGCCCCCAGTGGGCACCACCAGGCCGGCCACTGCCTCATGTGGGCTTGCAAAGCCTGCAAGAGGAAATCTACCACCATGGACCGGCGGAAGGCAGCCACCatgagggagaggaggaggctgaagAAAGTGAACCAAGCATTCGAGACCTTGAAGAGGTGCACCACAGCCAACCCCAACCAGAGACTCCCCAAAGTGGAGATCCTGAGGAACGCCATCAGGTACATCGAGAGCCTCCAAGAGCTCTTGAGGGAACAGGTGGAGAACTACTATCACCTGCCGGGACAGAGCTGCTCCGAGcccaccagccccagctccagctgctccgACGGGATG GCGGACTGCGGCAGCCCGGTCTGGCCGGCGAGAGGCAGCAGCTTCGAGGCGGGCTACTGCCCCGAGATGCCCCACG GCTACGCGGCGGAGCAGAGCGGCGCGCTGTCCAGCCTGGACTGCCTCTCCAGCATCGTGGACCGCCTCTCTCCGGCGGAGGAGCCGGGGCTGCCCCTCCGCCACGCCGGCTCCCTCTCGCCAGGCGCAAGCATCGACTCGGGGCCCGGGACGCCCGGCTCGCCGCCGCCCCGACGAACCTACCAGGCGCTATGA